In Spirosoma aureum, a single genomic region encodes these proteins:
- a CDS encoding SDR family NAD(P)-dependent oxidoreductase, with the protein MSKEVLPGIKQFDLSGKSAIITGGSKGLGLAMAAGLASAGASIMVVNRNAQEGIDAASQLVSDFGINAIAYRADITDVDQTVGMAKAAADAFGKIDILINSAGINIRGAIDEVTPEDFSKVMQINVNGTWLCSRAVTPYMKQQGSGKIINLASTLGLVGLANRTPYTASKGAVVQMTRALALELCPFNINVNAICPGPFLTEMNEPIAHTDEAKNFVVGATALGRWGLLREIQGAAIFLASDAATYMVGSMITVDGGWTAK; encoded by the coding sequence ATGAGTAAAGAAGTACTTCCAGGAATAAAACAATTTGACCTGAGTGGGAAATCGGCCATTATTACGGGAGGCTCCAAAGGGCTTGGTCTGGCCATGGCCGCTGGATTAGCGTCGGCAGGAGCCAGCATCATGGTAGTTAATCGAAATGCGCAGGAGGGAATTGATGCAGCCAGTCAGCTAGTGAGCGATTTCGGCATCAATGCCATCGCATACAGGGCCGACATTACGGATGTTGACCAGACGGTAGGGATGGCGAAAGCAGCCGCTGACGCGTTCGGAAAAATCGATATTCTGATCAACAGTGCTGGTATCAATATCCGGGGTGCAATCGATGAAGTAACCCCGGAAGATTTTTCAAAAGTGATGCAGATTAATGTCAATGGCACCTGGCTTTGCTCCAGAGCTGTGACACCTTACATGAAGCAGCAGGGGAGTGGTAAAATCATCAATCTGGCCAGCACACTCGGCCTGGTCGGGCTTGCCAACCGAACGCCCTACACCGCAAGCAAAGGTGCCGTTGTGCAAATGACCCGCGCACTTGCTTTAGAATTGTGCCCGTTCAATATCAACGTAAATGCTATCTGTCCCGGCCCTTTCCTGACCGAAATGAATGAACCCATTGCCCATACTGACGAAGCCAAGAATTTTGTTGTAGGTGCCACTGCGCTTGGTCGCTGGGGACTTTTGCGTGAAATTCAGGGAGCTGCCATCTTCCTGGCCAGTGATGCCGCGACATACATGGTTGGCTCCATGATCACGGTCGATGGAGGCTGGACGGCTAAATAG
- a CDS encoding sugar phosphate isomerase/epimerase family protein — translation MYRREFLQKAGVGAVALSMPQMPDFFKTTGMGIVVHSYASRWNPKTPSSAYPGFANALDLLDHCHEIGAGGAQVVVNDWSAEFAKKVREKREKLGLYLEGSIALPKKPGDVAKFEQEVVNAKEAGAQILRTVCSSGRRYETYHSAEAFQELRKNALVSLQLSEPVLRKHKVKLGVENHKDWRAKELVALIKQMNSEWIGVTLDFGNSIALLEDPMEVIQTLVPYVFTTHVKDMAVEEYADGFLLSEVPLGQGLLNLPTIIELCKKHNPAVTFNLEMITRDPLEIPCLKPDYWATFDNVPGSDLARTLRMVREHKPKTALPRISQLSADNRLAAEEGNIVACLSYSKDHIGLK, via the coding sequence ATGTATAGACGCGAATTTTTGCAAAAGGCTGGTGTCGGAGCAGTGGCTCTTTCGATGCCCCAGATGCCCGATTTTTTCAAGACGACCGGCATGGGTATTGTCGTTCACTCCTACGCCAGTCGCTGGAACCCCAAAACACCCAGCAGTGCCTATCCCGGCTTCGCGAATGCGCTGGACCTGCTCGATCATTGTCATGAAATTGGAGCAGGAGGAGCGCAGGTTGTGGTTAACGACTGGTCGGCAGAGTTTGCCAAAAAAGTCCGCGAAAAGCGGGAGAAGCTTGGCCTGTATCTGGAAGGATCGATTGCTTTACCCAAAAAGCCGGGCGATGTCGCAAAATTTGAGCAGGAAGTTGTCAATGCGAAAGAAGCCGGTGCGCAAATTTTACGTACAGTCTGTTCATCGGGTCGACGCTATGAAACATACCATTCGGCCGAGGCATTTCAGGAGTTAAGAAAGAATGCGCTGGTTTCCCTGCAACTGTCTGAGCCGGTTCTTCGGAAGCACAAAGTCAAACTCGGTGTCGAAAATCACAAAGACTGGCGTGCTAAAGAGCTGGTGGCACTCATCAAGCAGATGAACAGCGAGTGGATAGGCGTTACGCTGGATTTTGGCAACAGCATTGCCCTGCTTGAAGACCCGATGGAAGTCATTCAGACGCTGGTGCCGTATGTGTTTACGACGCACGTGAAAGATATGGCCGTAGAAGAATATGCCGATGGTTTCCTACTTTCAGAAGTACCATTGGGACAGGGTCTCCTGAACTTGCCAACGATCATTGAACTCTGTAAAAAACACAATCCGGCCGTCACCTTCAACCTGGAAATGATCACCCGTGATCCGCTGGAAATCCCCTGCCTGAAACCGGATTACTGGGCTACGTTTGACAACGTGCCGGGTTCCGATCTGGCCCGAACGCTTCGCATGGTCCGGGAGCACAAGCCCAAAACGGCCCTGCCAAGAATCTCGCAATTATCGGCTGATAACCGGCTTGCGGCCGAAGAGGGGAATATTGTTGCCTGTCTTTCCTACAGCAAGGATCATATTGGACTTAAATAA
- a CDS encoding DUF7133 domain-containing protein, producing MVKPAYYISLLGAGLICLVSFTSKLGSLLGDEPSPARTPAEELTTFQLEPGLKIQLVAAEPLVQSPVVMTFDEDGRLWVVEMRGFMTTIDGEDENKPTGRITVLEDTNGDGQMDVSKVYLDSLIMPRALALVPGGALVVENKALWMTKDLNGDLKADTKTLIDKDYAGGGLPEHSGNGLWRSMDNWYYNAKSRFRYRLMDGKLQRDSTEFRGQWGMSHDDRGRLYYNYNWSQLHADLVPPNYLSRNKNHTPTTGIDYGLTIDRRVYPIRPTPAVNRGYIPGTLDKEGRLQEFTAACSPLFYRGKALPTAFYGNVFVCEPAGNLIKRNIVEDKGLLISAHDPHPGKEFLASTDERFRPVNLATGPDGALYVADMYRGLIQHGAYVTPYLKEQTLARHLIQPVHSGRIWRIVPENWTSSKPAKLSTASPTDLVAQLSNPDGWYRDMAQRLLVERNDKSVREALTSVARQGASNLGRFQVLWTLDGLKLSSPDLLLPLVSDSDPLVSTTALRLLEPFAKADKIIQEKLGKQLLSQWEKAPIEQILQMALSARALDPKTAHPLLASIVDRYGETALIRDAVISSLPNQEFAFLQNLLKSPQWQTQSPSKEIFLEMLTTSVVRKRNTAELTALLAGLNAKKGSLSWQDKTVLTGMSIAGSAGKLKPVKLASAPAILTAANSGIDPSRLSALSAMFEWPGHVAAKTASVKKSLLSDEEQKQFALGRQHYLSTCAGCHGTDGAGLNRFAPPLIGSDWVLGDEKRLSLIILHGMEGPVDVAGKVYDVPDVLPVMPAHSTMDDGAITAILTYIRNEWGNQAGPIGKRVVGMTRVTSQGRVVPWTAKELNKYVLEASSANGK from the coding sequence ATGGTTAAGCCTGCTTATTATATCTCGTTGCTGGGTGCTGGCCTTATTTGTCTCGTAAGCTTTACCTCGAAGCTTGGAAGCCTGTTGGGCGACGAACCGTCACCGGCACGAACGCCAGCGGAAGAACTGACTACCTTTCAGCTCGAACCAGGCCTGAAAATTCAGCTTGTTGCGGCTGAGCCACTGGTTCAGTCGCCAGTGGTGATGACCTTTGATGAAGATGGCAGGCTCTGGGTGGTAGAAATGCGTGGTTTTATGACCACTATAGACGGTGAAGACGAAAATAAGCCAACCGGCCGCATAACGGTTCTTGAAGATACCAACGGCGACGGCCAGATGGATGTCAGCAAAGTATACCTCGATAGTCTGATCATGCCCAGGGCTTTAGCTTTAGTTCCGGGAGGGGCGCTGGTCGTTGAAAACAAAGCCTTATGGATGACCAAAGATCTGAATGGTGATCTGAAGGCAGATACAAAAACTCTGATCGATAAAGATTATGCCGGGGGTGGCCTGCCCGAACATTCGGGAAATGGGCTCTGGCGCAGCATGGATAACTGGTATTACAACGCCAAATCCCGCTTTCGCTATCGGCTGATGGATGGAAAACTACAGCGAGATTCGACGGAATTTCGTGGCCAGTGGGGCATGAGCCATGATGACAGAGGCCGACTGTATTACAACTACAACTGGTCGCAGCTACACGCCGATCTGGTTCCCCCAAATTACTTGTCCAGGAATAAAAACCATACGCCGACGACCGGTATCGATTATGGATTGACGATCGACCGTCGAGTCTATCCAATTCGGCCAACACCAGCCGTTAATCGCGGCTACATACCCGGAACCTTGGATAAAGAAGGACGTTTGCAGGAATTTACGGCTGCCTGTTCCCCCCTTTTTTATCGCGGCAAAGCTCTGCCGACTGCATTTTACGGCAATGTGTTCGTCTGCGAACCCGCCGGTAATCTGATCAAACGAAATATTGTTGAAGATAAAGGCTTGTTAATCAGTGCCCACGACCCGCATCCGGGGAAAGAGTTTCTGGCATCAACCGATGAGCGGTTTCGGCCGGTAAACCTCGCTACCGGACCGGATGGTGCTTTGTATGTGGCCGATATGTACCGGGGACTTATTCAGCATGGAGCCTACGTAACCCCATACCTGAAAGAACAGACGCTGGCTCGTCATTTGATTCAGCCCGTTCATAGTGGGCGAATCTGGCGAATCGTTCCTGAGAACTGGACTTCCTCAAAACCAGCGAAATTGTCTACAGCGTCACCCACCGACCTGGTTGCTCAGCTCTCGAACCCCGATGGTTGGTATCGGGATATGGCCCAACGACTGCTGGTTGAACGCAACGACAAAAGCGTACGAGAGGCATTAACCAGTGTTGCGCGGCAGGGAGCATCGAATCTGGGCCGTTTTCAGGTTTTATGGACGCTGGACGGGCTGAAACTGAGCAGCCCCGATCTACTGTTGCCACTGGTTTCTGATTCGGACCCACTCGTTAGTACAACCGCTTTGCGGCTACTGGAGCCTTTTGCAAAAGCTGATAAAATCATTCAGGAAAAACTGGGTAAGCAACTGCTAAGTCAGTGGGAGAAAGCACCGATTGAACAAATTCTACAGATGGCATTATCGGCCAGGGCACTCGACCCCAAAACAGCTCACCCGTTGCTGGCGAGTATTGTTGACCGGTACGGTGAAACAGCTTTGATACGGGATGCCGTTATCAGTAGTCTGCCCAATCAGGAATTTGCCTTTTTACAAAACCTGCTGAAATCTCCTCAATGGCAGACGCAGAGTCCATCGAAGGAAATTTTTCTGGAAATGCTGACTACATCAGTCGTTCGGAAGCGAAACACGGCTGAACTCACGGCACTATTGGCGGGACTAAATGCTAAAAAAGGATCGCTGAGCTGGCAGGATAAAACGGTACTTACTGGCATGTCGATAGCAGGTTCGGCTGGTAAGCTGAAACCGGTAAAGCTGGCTTCGGCACCCGCAATCCTGACAGCTGCCAATTCGGGTATTGACCCATCACGCCTTAGTGCCTTGTCGGCCATGTTCGAGTGGCCGGGTCATGTTGCTGCTAAAACGGCTTCGGTGAAGAAGAGCCTGTTAAGCGATGAAGAACAGAAACAATTTGCACTGGGAAGGCAGCATTACCTGAGCACATGCGCGGGCTGTCATGGGACAGATGGCGCGGGCTTAAACCGATTTGCTCCCCCATTGATTGGGTCTGATTGGGTATTGGGCGATGAGAAACGCCTGTCACTGATCATCTTACACGGCATGGAAGGGCCGGTAGATGTGGCTGGTAAAGTGTATGATGTTCCGGATGTACTTCCCGTTATGCCCGCACATTCGACGATGGACGATGGGGCTATAACCGCCATCCTGACCTATATCCGAAACGAATGGGGAAATCAGGCAGGACCAATTGGCAAACGGGTTGTGGGTATGACGCGCGTTACCTCACAGGGTCGAGTTGTTCCCTGGACGGCTAAAGAACTCAATAAGTATGTGCTTGAAGCCAGTTCTGCCAACGGGAAATAA
- a CDS encoding SDR family NAD(P)-dependent oxidoreductase yields MSNRFTNQTAIVTGGAEGIGKGIAKRLASEGATVILFDKNAALLERTVDEYTGQGYKVSGHAVDISQENAVAKAVRTVGETFGQLHIMINSAGIVGPTNTKIIDYDVVEYDKVYSINLRGAFLMTKYALKVMETANYGRILHMASIAGKEGNPLMAGYSSMKAGLIGLVKGVGKEYAETGITVNGLAPAVIRTAMNENTAPEQLAYMTAKIPMKRLGTVDEVASLAAWVVSREASFTTGFIFDLSGGRATY; encoded by the coding sequence ATGTCGAATCGATTTACAAACCAGACAGCCATCGTTACGGGTGGGGCCGAGGGCATAGGTAAAGGCATTGCCAAACGGCTTGCTTCTGAAGGGGCAACCGTCATTTTGTTCGATAAAAACGCGGCTTTACTGGAACGTACGGTCGATGAATATACCGGACAGGGGTATAAGGTTAGCGGGCACGCTGTCGATATTTCCCAGGAAAATGCCGTTGCCAAAGCGGTTCGAACTGTCGGTGAAACGTTTGGTCAACTCCACATCATGATTAACTCTGCCGGTATTGTGGGGCCGACGAATACCAAAATTATCGACTATGACGTAGTTGAGTATGACAAGGTCTACAGCATTAATTTGCGGGGCGCTTTTCTGATGACCAAATATGCGCTGAAAGTCATGGAAACAGCCAATTATGGCCGGATTCTGCACATGGCTTCTATTGCAGGCAAGGAAGGAAATCCGTTGATGGCGGGTTATTCGTCCATGAAAGCCGGATTGATCGGGCTGGTTAAAGGAGTCGGTAAAGAATACGCCGAAACAGGAATTACCGTCAACGGGCTGGCTCCGGCTGTAATCAGGACGGCCATGAACGAGAACACAGCCCCGGAACAATTGGCTTACATGACGGCAAAAATCCCAATGAAACGTCTGGGAACTGTCGATGAGGTAGCTTCTCTGGCAGCCTGGGTCGTCTCCAGAGAAGCCAGTTTTACCACCGGGTTTATTTTCGATCTTTCGGGTGGTCGGGCTACGTATTAA
- a CDS encoding carboxypeptidase-like regulatory domain-containing protein, protein MKTRIFLLITTLALIGTACKKEIAGNDNLTPQQGFVSGRVVDTQGNPIANASIVVNNTQFYNHNILGRTDASGRYKLELTPGSWYIRGTTEIKFDNKRYVLDLHSETDVAFSGTEGAVRNLSLKIAGERTGEFGDVGYYGGQIEVVGLGIDTEAVELTLQPVGPLMDGKNGKALTAKPDRMYIDDVPLGKYTVTARYGTDRKPLKLRILDSGRAYGSSLTASFDPAYSGAQGRYKLNVEVAE, encoded by the coding sequence ATGAAAACACGAATATTCCTGCTGATAACCACCCTTGCTTTGATCGGTACTGCCTGTAAAAAAGAAATTGCCGGGAACGATAATCTAACGCCACAACAGGGTTTTGTCAGTGGCCGGGTGGTCGATACGCAGGGCAATCCCATTGCGAATGCCAGTATAGTCGTCAACAACACCCAGTTTTACAATCACAATATCCTGGGCCGAACCGACGCGTCCGGGCGCTACAAACTCGAATTGACGCCCGGCTCCTGGTACATTCGGGGAACAACCGAGATTAAGTTCGACAATAAAAGGTATGTGCTTGATCTTCATTCAGAAACCGATGTGGCTTTTTCGGGGACGGAGGGTGCCGTTCGTAATCTAAGTTTGAAAATTGCCGGTGAACGCACCGGAGAATTTGGGGATGTGGGGTACTATGGCGGACAAATTGAAGTGGTTGGCCTGGGAATTGACACGGAGGCCGTCGAGTTGACACTACAGCCCGTAGGTCCCTTGATGGATGGGAAGAACGGAAAAGCGCTTACGGCAAAACCCGATCGGATGTATATCGATGATGTGCCGTTAGGGAAATATACCGTTACGGCACGCTATGGCACTGACCGTAAACCATTGAAGCTCCGTATCCTTGACTCCGGCCGAGCCTATGGTTCATCGTTAACAGCTAGCTTCGATCCGGCTTATTCGGGTGCCCAGGGACGCTATAAATTAAACGTTGAGGTAGCTGAATAA
- a CDS encoding META domain-containing protein, translated as MLKATRHFLLAVLVCLCSFSCTTTPVDTDNPSSSAGLQAMRASFGSLAGEWVLTNYKNQPLAPTLQNRATLVLKKQTDETLEAGGRSFVNYYGGSFSLDESKGLVISTDGLISTKMAGSAEDMQAETTYYNNLGKAIYFELANTGQLLLYTGPKGDASTEVLYFSKK; from the coding sequence ATGCTAAAAGCAACGCGGCATTTTCTTCTTGCAGTACTAGTTTGCCTGTGCTCGTTTAGCTGTACCACAACCCCTGTTGATACTGACAATCCATCCTCATCGGCCGGTTTGCAGGCGATGCGAGCAAGTTTTGGTTCATTAGCTGGCGAATGGGTACTGACTAATTATAAAAACCAACCACTGGCCCCTACTTTACAAAATCGGGCAACCCTCGTACTTAAGAAACAGACAGATGAGACCCTGGAAGCGGGTGGTCGTAGTTTTGTCAACTATTATGGTGGTTCCTTTAGTCTGGACGAGTCGAAAGGTCTGGTCATCTCCACAGACGGCCTGATTTCGACCAAGATGGCGGGTTCAGCCGAAGACATGCAGGCTGAAACGACTTACTATAACAATCTGGGAAAAGCCATCTATTTTGAACTAGCCAATACTGGCCAGCTTCTGTTGTACACTGGGCCCAAGGGTGACGCCAGCACCGAAGTGCTCTATTTCAGTAAGAAGTAA
- a CDS encoding iron chaperone: MTTEKPSNIDEYIAGFPADIQKSLEQIRETIKNAAPEAEETIKYAMPTYTLNGNLIHFAAFKNHIGLYPTPTGIEAFKEELALYKGAKGSVQFPLDKPMPLNLIARIVKFRVMKNLEKPAQKK, translated from the coding sequence ATGACAACCGAAAAGCCCAGCAACATTGACGAGTATATCGCAGGATTTCCAGCCGATATTCAAAAAAGCCTGGAACAAATTCGTGAGACAATAAAAAACGCAGCACCGGAAGCCGAAGAAACGATCAAGTATGCCATGCCGACTTACACGCTGAACGGGAACCTGATTCACTTTGCCGCCTTTAAAAATCACATTGGCCTTTATCCGACACCAACAGGCATTGAGGCATTCAAAGAAGAACTTGCTCTGTATAAAGGGGCGAAAGGATCGGTCCAATTCCCGCTTGACAAACCGATGCCCTTAAACCTGATTGCCAGAATTGTGAAGTTTAGAGTAATGAAGAACCTGGAAAAACCGGCGCAAAAGAAATGA
- a CDS encoding serine hydrolase domain-containing protein — translation MRVYYLLPRVFISMILIVLVAYGCKRNADPVPTPVLLTDLFARTLTDSLQNRNLGYGFVIYEGNEFKASGNGGLKSRTVDAQGEKPYSIDTKMHIASMSKTITAMAFTQLAAQKGIKTTDKIGKYLPQSWPKGENIDQITFRELFNHRSGIIGLGGDCRNGSYTENIYSGLKQLIAKGVKTTNRGQYCYQNANVGLFRLLIPALTGYVFTGNDDTDDRRTQQLYLTFVQKNIFEKIGLTDIQPSQPVSGPTYNYDYPYSGRKGWDPGSFYNTLGAYGWYLTPQEAGKLYASVLSSSDQSVLPTAYKDTLLLNNLGCFRASTTLGDLAYHDGWWYYDSKVPYFGLRTTWMKLPGNLTVVLFTNALNSQTGFFPSTDGTDIVPFVFRAYDRARKLKGARTEPATIVLEHPEPH, via the coding sequence ATGAGAGTGTACTATTTATTGCCCCGCGTTTTCATCAGCATGATTTTAATCGTGCTGGTTGCTTATGGCTGTAAGCGGAATGCTGACCCCGTACCGACCCCTGTCTTACTGACCGACTTGTTTGCACGTACCTTAACCGATTCGCTCCAGAACCGGAATCTGGGGTATGGCTTCGTTATCTACGAAGGCAACGAATTCAAAGCATCGGGTAATGGTGGTTTAAAATCCCGAACCGTCGATGCTCAGGGTGAGAAGCCCTATTCGATCGATACGAAAATGCACATAGCCAGCATGAGCAAAACAATTACGGCCATGGCTTTTACGCAGTTGGCCGCTCAGAAAGGCATTAAAACGACCGATAAAATTGGTAAATACCTCCCGCAATCCTGGCCAAAAGGGGAGAACATAGACCAGATCACGTTTCGTGAGTTGTTCAACCACCGGAGTGGTATCATTGGCCTTGGGGGAGATTGTCGCAATGGTAGTTATACGGAAAATATTTATTCGGGTTTAAAACAATTGATTGCCAAGGGGGTCAAGACCACTAATCGTGGGCAGTATTGTTATCAGAACGCCAATGTTGGCCTGTTCAGACTACTGATTCCGGCTTTAACGGGCTATGTCTTTACGGGGAACGACGATACCGATGATCGACGGACGCAGCAGCTTTATCTTACGTTTGTCCAAAAAAATATCTTTGAAAAAATCGGGCTGACCGATATTCAGCCCAGTCAGCCCGTGAGTGGACCTACCTATAATTACGACTATCCGTATTCGGGCCGGAAAGGCTGGGACCCCGGAAGTTTTTATAATACACTGGGCGCTTATGGCTGGTATCTGACACCTCAGGAAGCGGGTAAGCTCTATGCGAGTGTACTGTCATCCTCCGACCAATCCGTATTACCGACTGCGTATAAAGATACGCTGTTGCTGAATAATTTAGGCTGTTTTCGGGCGTCTACTACACTGGGCGATCTGGCTTACCATGATGGATGGTGGTATTATGACAGCAAAGTTCCTTATTTTGGTTTGCGAACTACCTGGATGAAATTGCCTGGCAACCTGACTGTCGTGTTATTTACCAATGCGCTAAATAGCCAGACCGGCTTTTTCCCCTCAACCGATGGGACGGACATCGTGCCGTTTGTTTTTCGTGCTTATGATCGGGCACGCAAGCTTAAAGGGGCACGTACGGAACCCGCGACCATTGTGCTGGAACACCCGGAGCCGCATTGA
- a CDS encoding glycoside hydrolase family protein — translation MRKRLPDTRLILLLFSVFLFCAWIASDQNQSSLHTDDEFPAELVSFTPYKNNPVFAGTGEDTWDLKIRERGYILHEGDTYHLWYTGYRESGDKTKYLGYATSPDGLTWVRSKNNPIFKSDWVEDMMVVKAGETYYMFAEGKDDIAHLLTSTDRINWKEQGPINIRYTNGQPLSKGPYGTPTAWKEGDVWYLFYERKDQAVWLATSKDLKVWTNVQDEPVLSKGPGDYDRYAVAMNQVIRHKGLYYAYYHASAFADWHEWTTNVAVSKDLIHWKKYSGNPLVGGNKSSGILVNDGQKYRLYTMHPAVNVFLPK, via the coding sequence ATGCGAAAACGACTACCTGACACCAGACTGATACTCCTGCTTTTTTCGGTATTCCTGTTCTGTGCGTGGATAGCTTCTGACCAGAATCAATCCAGCTTGCATACCGATGACGAGTTTCCGGCAGAGCTTGTTTCATTTACACCGTATAAAAACAATCCGGTTTTTGCGGGTACGGGCGAAGATACCTGGGATCTGAAAATTCGTGAACGCGGGTATATTCTGCATGAGGGGGATACCTATCATTTGTGGTATACGGGCTACCGGGAAAGTGGCGATAAAACGAAATACCTTGGCTATGCAACTTCGCCGGATGGGCTGACCTGGGTGCGATCGAAGAATAACCCAATATTTAAGTCAGATTGGGTAGAAGATATGATGGTGGTCAAAGCTGGTGAAACATACTATATGTTTGCCGAAGGTAAGGATGATATTGCGCATCTACTGACATCAACTGACCGTATCAACTGGAAAGAGCAAGGACCGATCAACATTCGATACACCAATGGACAGCCGCTGAGTAAAGGCCCCTATGGAACCCCAACGGCCTGGAAGGAAGGCGATGTGTGGTACCTGTTTTACGAACGGAAAGATCAGGCAGTTTGGCTGGCCACGTCAAAGGATCTGAAGGTATGGACGAATGTGCAGGATGAACCCGTATTGTCGAAAGGCCCCGGCGACTATGACCGATATGCGGTTGCCATGAACCAGGTAATTCGACACAAAGGATTGTATTACGCCTATTACCATGCATCGGCGTTTGCGGACTGGCATGAATGGACGACTAATGTGGCAGTGTCGAAAGATCTGATTCACTGGAAGAAATATTCGGGGAACCCACTTGTTGGCGGCAACAAATCGAGCGGTATTCTAGTTAATGACGGCCAGAAATACCGACTCTACACAATGCATCCGGCTGTGAATGTTTTCCTGCCAAAATAG
- a CDS encoding VF530 family protein — translation MQDTQPNNPLHGKTLETILNELVDYYGWQRLGDRIAIRCFTDNPSVKSSLTFLRKTPWARQKVEELYLNLNR, via the coding sequence ATGCAAGACACCCAGCCCAACAACCCGTTGCACGGCAAAACGCTCGAAACAATCCTCAATGAACTGGTGGATTATTATGGCTGGCAGCGGCTGGGCGACCGGATTGCCATCCGCTGCTTTACCGACAATCCAAGTGTTAAATCCAGCCTGACTTTTTTGCGCAAAACGCCCTGGGCGCGTCAGAAAGTAGAAGAACTTTATCTGAACCTGAACCGATAA
- a CDS encoding aldo/keto reductase — protein sequence MEYRQLGASGLRVPVLSFGTGTFGGGTKFFKAWGSTQVDEASRMVNLCLDAGVNLFDTADVYSRGISEEILGKALTGLRDKVIISTKATFPMSAETNNMGSSRYHLIKSCEDSLRRLNTDHIDIFHMHGFDGLTPVEETLHTLNGLVQSGKVRYIACSNFSGWHLMKSLAISEKYGWARYIGHQAYYSLVSREYEWELMPLALDQNVGTLVWSPLSAGRLSGKYRRNQPIPEDARIAQGGGEGPPIPDDFFYGIIDMLDEIAAETEKSVTQVALNWLLQRPTVSTLVVGARNEEQLIQNLGAIGWHLTKEQVARLDAASHRDPIYPYWHQRAVSSQINPPPVW from the coding sequence ATGGAGTATAGGCAATTAGGGGCTTCTGGTTTAAGAGTACCCGTTTTAAGCTTTGGCACTGGCACGTTTGGGGGCGGTACTAAATTTTTCAAAGCCTGGGGCAGCACGCAGGTCGACGAGGCCAGCCGAATGGTCAATCTCTGCCTCGATGCTGGCGTGAACCTGTTCGATACCGCCGATGTCTATTCCAGAGGTATATCAGAGGAAATTCTGGGAAAAGCCCTCACGGGTCTGCGCGACAAAGTGATTATTTCGACCAAGGCAACGTTCCCGATGAGCGCCGAAACGAATAACATGGGTTCGTCACGCTACCATCTTATCAAATCCTGTGAAGACAGCCTTCGTCGCTTAAACACCGATCACATCGATATCTTCCACATGCATGGCTTCGACGGACTCACTCCGGTTGAAGAAACGCTGCATACACTAAATGGTCTGGTTCAAAGTGGAAAAGTGCGCTACATTGCCTGCTCTAATTTTTCGGGCTGGCATTTGATGAAGTCGCTGGCAATATCCGAAAAATATGGCTGGGCACGCTATATAGGCCATCAGGCTTACTATTCGCTCGTCAGTCGCGAGTATGAATGGGAATTGATGCCACTAGCCCTGGATCAGAACGTGGGTACGCTGGTCTGGAGTCCCCTATCGGCCGGTCGGTTAAGCGGTAAATACCGCCGGAATCAGCCAATACCCGAAGATGCCCGAATTGCTCAGGGTGGTGGCGAAGGTCCTCCTATTCCAGACGATTTTTTTTACGGAATCATTGATATGCTGGACGAAATTGCAGCCGAAACCGAAAAATCGGTAACGCAGGTAGCCTTGAACTGGCTCTTGCAGCGCCCTACGGTTTCAACCCTGGTTGTCGGTGCCCGCAATGAGGAACAACTGATCCAGAATCTGGGAGCAATCGGCTGGCATTTAACGAAAGAGCAGGTTGCCCGGCTCGATGCAGCCAGCCACCGGGACCCTATTTATCCCTACTGGCACCAACGTGCCGTATCCTCGCAAATTAATCCGCCACCTGTCTGGTAA